A genome region from Streptomyces pratensis includes the following:
- a CDS encoding substrate-binding domain-containing protein has translation MHAEERHQAILHRLRERGTLRVTDFAEELQVSPVTIRRDIETLADRGLVTRVHGGAVLPTARAGATGAEPAARLQSGRGQLSFGLIVPAADYYYPEVIKGAQEAAGERGIRLVLGISQYSPEEERAQVGRMLADGLDGLLIATCDVAAASSWLSELTIPHVWVERRPEDEISAAERVVTDHVYGARLAVHHLAATRRKIGLLVRDDSPHSEPLVDGYRKGLASAGLDAPADGVFRMPPPAGDAVRREEVLGEFADAVTDGLLDGALIHNDHDALVLLQRLRARGVDVPGDLALVAYDDEVASLADIPLTAVAPPKLAVGVSAVELLAKRVSDPSRPRHLLSILPELHVRAST, from the coding sequence ATGCATGCCGAGGAGAGGCATCAGGCGATACTTCACAGGCTGCGCGAGCGGGGCACGCTCCGGGTCACCGACTTCGCCGAGGAGCTGCAGGTCTCGCCAGTCACCATTCGCCGTGACATCGAGACGCTGGCGGACCGAGGGCTGGTCACGCGCGTGCACGGCGGCGCCGTCCTGCCGACGGCACGCGCCGGGGCCACGGGTGCGGAGCCGGCCGCCAGGCTCCAGTCAGGCCGCGGGCAGTTGTCGTTCGGCCTGATCGTGCCGGCCGCCGACTACTACTACCCGGAAGTGATCAAAGGCGCGCAGGAGGCAGCGGGCGAGCGCGGCATCCGCTTGGTGCTCGGCATCTCGCAGTACAGCCCGGAGGAGGAACGTGCGCAGGTCGGGCGCATGCTGGCCGACGGCCTCGACGGGCTCCTCATCGCGACCTGCGACGTCGCGGCTGCCTCGTCCTGGCTCAGCGAGCTGACCATTCCACACGTGTGGGTGGAGCGCCGCCCTGAGGACGAGATCTCCGCCGCCGAGCGGGTCGTCACCGATCACGTCTACGGCGCCCGGCTCGCCGTTCACCACCTCGCCGCGACGCGCCGGAAGATCGGGCTCCTGGTGCGCGACGACAGCCCGCACAGCGAGCCCCTTGTGGACGGATACCGGAAGGGCCTGGCGTCGGCAGGGCTCGATGCGCCCGCCGACGGCGTCTTCCGCATGCCGCCGCCCGCCGGTGACGCCGTCCGCCGCGAGGAGGTCCTGGGCGAGTTCGCCGACGCGGTCACCGACGGACTCCTGGACGGCGCCCTGATCCACAACGACCACGACGCACTCGTGCTGCTCCAACGCCTTCGTGCCCGCGGCGTCGACGTGCCCGGCGACCTGGCCCTCGTCGCCTACGACGACGAGGTCGCCTCCCTCGCCGACATCCCTCTGACCGCCGTCGCCCCGCCCAAGCTCGCCGTGGGCGTCTCCGCCGTGGAACTGCTGGCGAAGCGCGTCTCGGACCCGAGCCGTCCACGGCATCTGCTCTCGATCCTGCCGGAGCTGCACGTCCGCGCCTCCACCTGA